In Zingiber officinale cultivar Zhangliang chromosome 9B, Zo_v1.1, whole genome shotgun sequence, the genomic window TTGACATCGGTGTAAACATTACTTTTGGCCACCTTGATGTCATTGAGTATCTGACATCGAAAAGGATTAAAGTAGCGGTGATGGAACCCCGGGTTATCGGCGCCGAAATCAGTAGCAAAGGATGTCGACATCAAAATCGACAGTAAACGATGTCGACGTCAAAATCAGCAGGAAAAGGAATTGGTGCTGATGTATTGCTGCTTGGAAGAAGAGGAATTGTCTAGTTACTGTTGTCGGCTGAAAGAGCAACTAGTTCTGGTGGAatgtgttagattatataatttattagaattatttgtttatagccttgagggaaatttagtcttttaccttttcagtttagggtttatttagattttttctttagattttttctttagactttttcttgtaattaactaTATAAGGTCTTGTACTCTTTATCTTTTGATTCACAAAAATAAAGATGGCTACTGTTTTTCTTTGGCgttaatttctacatggtatcagagcctttaTTTCTATCTTTTTGATAATTTGATTGAATCATTGTTAATTCGATCCACAATTTTCGCGGATCGTACAGTTTTGATTGCGTTCCTTTTGTTTTCGCAATACTTGGTTTTGTTTGGTGTTCGATTATTCTTGAACACAATTTGTTCTATCATCATGAGTGGCCGCACAGAAGATTCGCTTCAATCGATTAGTGTCCGATTGGATGGAAAAAATTATTCGTATTGGGGATATGTTATGAAAAAAATTTTGCGAGGAAAATCTATGTGGGGATATATTTCAGGTGTGCGAGTTCAACCTACGGACATCAATGCTGATGATTATGCAAAGTCGTTAGATATTTGGGAGACCGATAATGCGAAGATTATTACGTTGATCAATAATTCTGTttcacactccattggtgctcaaTTGGCCAAGTACGAGACAGCCAAAGAGGTTTGGGATCATCTAGCAAGATTATACACGCAGTCTAACTTTGCCAAACAATATCAATTAGAAGCAGATATCCGCGTGCTTCGGCAACAAGATATGGGCATCCAAGATTTTTATTCTGCCATGTCAGAACTATGGGATCAGTTAGCGCTCATAGAATCCTCAGAATTACGAGCATTCCCGGCTTATGTTACTCGCAGAGAAGAACAACGTCTGGTCCAGTTCTTGATGGCTCTTCGTGATGACTTTGAAGGATTGCGTGGAACAATTTTACATCATAGTCCTCTCCCTTCTGTTGATTTAGTAGTACATGAATTTCTAGCTGAGGAGATTCACCTTAAGTCCCAGGTTGATAAGAAGACTATTGCGTCATCTACGCCATCTGTTTTTACAACACCACAGCGGTCTATGCCGCATAATCAAAATAGGTCGACTTCGAAGGTTTCTATTGATGAGTGTGCTTATtgcaaagaaaaaggacattGGAAGTCTCAATGTCCATTACTATTGAATAAAGGTAAACAACCGCAGGAGCAAAAATGATCACTGCAACAACAATATCAGCAGCAAAGATCTCAACAACCACCATTGCAATATCAGAATGCTTCGTGGAAATCTAGTAATCAACCACAGTCTGGTAATGCAGTAGCTGCCCCCTCTTTAGATCCGCATATGCTTGAGCAGTTTCAACAATTCCTTGCTTCACAGCCCTCTGCCATGTCTGCttcttctcatataggtttgtcatcctcTAGTACATCAGGTATATCTTCCTCTTTATGGATCTTAGATTCTGGAGTCTCTTATCATATGTCACCTAACTTGTCATCTTTTATCTCCTTATCTTCTAATTCATCTGTATCAGTTATGACGGCTGATGGTACTCCGATACCATTATTAGGTGTTGGTTCTGTTGTTACAACTTGCTTATCTCTTCCCGATGTCTATTTTATTCCTAGTCTTACACTTAATCttatttctgttagtcaattgtCTGAGTCTGGATATTTAATCTCTTTTTCCTCGTTCAATTGTTATGTGCAGGACCCGCAATCTCAGAAGGTGATTGGGATAGGCCGTAGGCAAGGGGGACTCTATGTTTTGGATAAGCTTCAAGTACCAGATGTTGCAGCTTCTAGTATCGATTTGTCATCTTTCCGATTGAGTCGttcttcttctgatttttatttgtggcataCTCGTCTAGGTCATGTTTCAGCCTCTCGTTTACAATTTTTAGCTTCATCTGGAGTATTAGGaactttaaaaagtcatgatatttCAGATTATAGTGGTTGTAAACTAGCAAAATTTTATGCACTACCTTTCAATAAAAGTCTATCCTTTTCTCCTAATCCTTTTGATCTTATTCATTCTGATGTGTGGGAGCCTTCTCCTATTACTACAAAAGGGGGATCAAGatattatatttcttttattgatgattgcactcgctatacttgggtttatcttatgaaacacagatCTGATTATCTTACCATCTTCAATAACTTTAAAGCTCTTGTCAAAACTCAACATTCAACAGTTATTaagtgttttcgttgtgatttgggggGTGAATACACTTCCAATACTTTTTCTCACTTACTTGCATCAGAAAGTACTATACATCAAACATCATGTCGAGAAACACCTGAACAAAATGGGATTgcagagagaaaacatagacatcttgttgagACAGCTCGTTCTTTCTTATTGTCTGCAGATGTTCCTAGTATTTTTTGGGGAGAAGCAGTTCTTACTACTACTCATGTAATTAATATGATACCAACTTCTCACAATTTGGGTTTGTCTCCTTTTCAAAAATTGTATGGTCATGCTCCTGATTATTCCTCTTTACATGTTTTTTGTTGTACCTGTTTTGTTCTTTGACCACACATCGAGCGTGATAAATTGTCCTCTAAGTCTGCTTTGTGTGTCTTCCTTGGTTATGGTGTTGGTCAAAAGGGATATCGTTGTTTTGATCCAGTCAGTAAAAAATTATAagtctctcgtcatgttgtgtttcttgagcatattcctttCTTCTATATACCTCTTCTATCACATGACATGACTCATGCAGATCTTATTCGCATTGATCCCTTCAGTACTGACACCGACAAAGCCTCCCCCACGGCTACTCTTCCACATGACAGCTTCAGTGAATCTGGTATTCTCGAGACACCAGCTCCAGCTACACCTCCACCTCCCCTACTGCACCTGTTCCATCACCTCAAGAGATTGCGGACAATCCTATATGTCAGTCTACACGTCCTCGTAAGTCTACTAGACTACCTGATTTTGCTTATTCTTGTTATTccacttcctttgcttcttttatTGCCTCTGTTCATCGTCTTTTTGAGCCTTTGTCCTATAGAGAAGCTGTTGGTAATCCTCTTTGGCAGAATGCTATGGACGAGAAAATAACTGCTCTGCATCATACTCATACTTGGGATTTGGTACCTCTACCACCAGGAAAATGCGCCATTGGTTCTCGTTGGgtctataagatcaaaactaaatcgaTGGTTCTATCGAAAggtacaaagctcgtcttgttgcgAAAGGTTACTTTCAGGaatatgacatggattatgaggaaacttttgctCCTGTTGCTAAAATGACCACTGTTCGTATGTTGATTGTCGTTGCCTCTGTTCGTCAATGAaaaatatctcagatggatgtcaaaaatactttcttgaatggtgatcttcaagaagaagtgtATATGATGCCTCCTCCTAGAGTTTCTTGTTGgatgatcggtggccggcttgaaggggggttggatagacggcacccccaaatctcgcttcctacgtattcgttagtgcgcaagcggaaatacaaatactaaaacaatgaatacgaaagctaaagacaaagaaaagaactagcaaaccaatacacgtcaatgtaacgtggttcggagatgatgctcctactccacggctgtccgtaaggtggacgatcccgatccttcggtggattagcccccggaaactccggctatctcaagtcgctccttgtgggtggagaaacatcaccacaacacaccaagacctcttggattccacaaacacttgagaactcttgtgactactaattaggctttaaccaagtctaatttcgtcgccttggccggccataccaagctccttcttatagagcttggaacaaatcagaacctgatttgcccgttaccagtcgactggtccatgcaccagtcgactggtgccagcccaacgactgctacagtacgctacagtacagtacagtaactgctacagtgccgctacagtaaaaccctaaaactttgattttactccgagtacaatctctcatgcactcgtaccctcacgactcatttgactcttctttgcagccttgacctcttgccttcaagcctacttcctttggctctcgtccctcggatgcatccaagcccgcggcttgtctccaatgccatccttcgcgtatgcctcgaagtcgcttcccgcggccattgtccttgctgccttgtccatggtccctcggatgctccatccttcaccggacctgaagctgtcaacctgagtcacatgtgtcacctgcagtcctgcacaactcaagtacacatatcaaataacaagggtaaacctaacttaaaccctttgcccaaacaccaaaacacatggtcccgcggaccattgggattgctccaacaatctccccctttttggtgtttggcaatacgtttaagttagggaaaacatatagcaaaacaaacatgctaatacaatggacttacgatgccaaggctacacacttggacttactccgccgaatggacttacattgccaaggctacacacttggcaaccgccgaatggtcttacgatgccaaggctacacacttggacttactccgccgaaacaaaatgcaaacatgcattgaaacctatcataaggctccccctacacctacgctccccattgagctaggattttatcacagggctttttaagaacctatcccaaggctccccctacgcaaaggcactaaaggttttcccaaatttaaaccttacttctcccctttgcctaacatccaaaaagttctccaataatatcccaattgttgaaaattttctcatccaaactgaccctaaactcatgtattaatcccccttggatcccatacatctaagtgagttgacatggtcacaacccaatgctgaaaacagtttcagactggtatcagtcgactgccccaagtgccagtcgactgcccccttcgacagaaccttacagaagcattctgtggtcgaaatctactgttaccagtcgactggtatcggcaccagtcgactggtatcgacaaaatgagcttacagagacattctgtgctcaaaaacactgttaccagtcgactggtatctgcactagtcaactggtaccttaattctgcaaaaatcagccttttcaggccaacttcagaaatgcaccagaaattctctagacctccaaaaatccccaaattttgtggagaggtctattgtacccttatctacttggaaaaaatacattataaaatatatctatcaccaatcccaagattgacacaaaatccaaaactagctacattgttcaattgaaccttgacctaaagtcctagttttggcttccttttgatgtatttgcccataccaacccacaatgcatccctagcattggtttatatggcatctatacatccaaaaccaattatcatgctatatgaccccaaatgtcatatttcttgcacgaaacacaaaccatgtgtgccaaatccctaggtttgagactcaaatccatctccaaaccttttggcacactccatggctcctctagactcccaagtagtacccacctgagatccattggccatgggtcccaaattgacacttggagctcttcctagagctctttaccttagtcacctccctaggtgactcatctacaatgactaggccacatcggtgcacctccggtgacacttggtctacaaacctaacctttttaaccttggacaccttgtccttggttaatttcttcttaccattaaatggctttcccttgccatttattggcttctccttgctatagtcatatgcaaccctagcataagactttcccttagcattggaggactctcccttgcccttatcatgtgccaccctagcacatggtctccttttggccttggagggactaaattggtatcccaaacccgatctatcattgttgggtttttggctacccaacaccatacttaatcccttagatccaatagtgaatctcttaaggaatttctccaattgatcaagctttgccttcaaagcttgattttccctttctaggttcctaaacctagagtcaacatgtccaccatggacattcctagacctaccctttctaggcatgtgtctccccttcttgggattaatgccttgattctctattaccttcttctccttaggtaatgagaatttaactttcctaggtctatcatgcataggtctcctagggttatgatccacacttaccctactcctatcataatatctaaatccaaaatttttcattgctacataatgataatcattatttctcctagcatgcatgggaacataagaatttgaatttgaattacacttcaaattagggtatacctctcttacccttgaagctcccccttgacttgagctcctcttcttcttctcccacttctttaaatgCGTCAATTTCTTTAGTTgtcccttccttgggcatttggtgtggtagtgaccccgctcaccacacgtgaagcacactatgtgccatttcttctccttctcttgggcttctttattcctacaacccatgttagtattcaaaataacttgattgggtttaggagttaccttcttcttacccattggacacctactcttgtagtgtcccttctcattgcatctgaagcacacaatgtggtcctttgactttgcttcggtggaggtgcttgctagattaaccacttccaagacctcttcttcttcttcacttgccgtggaattttcttcaattattgaggatgtagatgatgcctcatcttccttctcctcctcggatgttgagcatggctcaacttccgtttgctcctcttcaacttgagcaactagacccatctcaatgggttcttcttcctcttgtgtaggtttaggttcttcttgtagaaccattttcaccttgctccacaagtcatgggcgttcttatactcacctacaccatttatcacatgattaggcaaactatcaatcaatatagatattacctttgaatttgcctccgatcgtgtggtttgctcttccgtccaacgtCGTGGTTAGagtctttttcctttcttgtctttcgggacttcaaacggttctttgaccaccatcatggtgtcccaatccgtgttgaagaaaacttccatcctcatcatccaatacatgaagtccccaaggcttcctccttcaaattttggagggacaataaacccagccatcttgtgcttccttggcggttagtccaacggagagcgtcctcgctctgataccacttgttggatgatcggtggccggcttgaaggggggttggatagacggcaccctcaaatctcgcttcctacgtattcgttagtgcgcaagcggaaatacaaatactaaaacaatgaatacgaaagctaaagacaaagaaaagaactagcaaaccaatacacgtcaatgtaacgtggttcggagatgatgctcctactccacggctgtccgtaaggtggacgatcccgatccttcggtggattagcccccggaaactccggctatctcaagtcgctccttgtgggtggagaaacctcaccacaacacaccaagacctcttggattccacaaacacttgagaactcttgtgactactaattaggctttaaccaagtctaatttcgtcgccttggccggccataccaagctccttcttatagagcttggaacaaatcagaacctgatttgcccgttaccagtcgactggtccatgcaccagccaacggctctctgctacagtgcatcagtcgactggtccatacaccagtcgactgctacagtacgctacagtaactgctacagtaccgctacagtaaaaccctaaaacttggattttactccgagtacaatctctcatgcactcgtaccctcacgactcatttgactcttctttgtagccttgacctcttgccttcaagcctacttcctttggctctcgtccctcggatgcatccaagcccgcggcttgtctccaatgccatccttcgcgtatgcctcgaagtcgcttcccgcggccattgtccttgctgccttgtccatggtccctcggatgctccatccttcaccggacccgaagctgtcaacctgagtcacatgtgtcacctgcagtcctgcacaactcaagtacacttatcaaataacaagggtaaatctaacttaaaccctttgcccaaacaccaaaacacatggtcccgcggaccattgggattgctccaacatttctCACCGatctggtgaagtttgcaggcttcgcAAAGCTCTCTATGGACTCAAACAAGCGCCATGTGCTTGGTTTGCAAAGTTCTCCATGGTGATTACCTCACTTGGCTTTCGTTccagtaatcatgattcagcttTATTTGTCAAGAGTACGCGTACAGGTcgtatacttttatttttatatgtggatgacatgatAATTACCGATGATGATTTTAATGGAATTGAGTCCttgaagtttgaattagctcaTTGTTTCGCTATGAAAGACTTAAGATTACTACGCTATTTTCTGGGAATCGAGATTGCCTCTTCACCTAAAGGCTATCTTTTGTCTCAGTCAAAGTACATAGCTGATCTATTTGAGCGTGCACATCTCACTGACAACAGGATAGTTGATACTCCCCTTGAGACTAATGCTAGGTACTCTCCTTCAGATGGTTCTCCTTTGCCTGATTCTAATCTCTATCGTACAGTTGTGGGGAGCTTGGTGTATCTCACTGTGACTCGTCCTAATATTGCATATGTTGTACATGTGGTTAGTCAGTTTGTCACTGCACCGACCACAGTTCATTTGGTTGCTATTCTTCGTATTCTTCGGTATCTTCGGGGAACTCAGTTTCAGAGTCTTTTATTCCCTTCTACTTCCTTGTTAGAACTTTGTGCATATTCTGATGCTGATTGGGCGGGTGATCTTACGGATCATAAGTCGACCACCGGCTTCTGTATTTTTCTTAGAGATTCTCTTATCTCTTAGAAGAGCaagaagcaagatgttatttctagatcctCCACAAAAGCTGAGTATCGTGCAATGGCTACCGCCACTTGTGagattgtttggctacgttggttgcTTATATATATGGGAGTTTTTCTTCAAAAACCTACTGCTCttcattgtgataatcagagtgtcaTTCAGATTGCACGCAACACAGTTTTTCATGAGAGAACGAAGCATATTGAGATAGATTGTCATTTTACTCGTCATCATCTACAGTTTGGCACTATCACACTACCTTTTGTTTCTTCCTCACTACAGAtagctgatatgtttaccaaggctCGCTCCGCTTCACGCTTCCGGtttttatctgacaaactctcaatgcttctggcTGTAGCATCATGAGTTTGAggggggatgttagattatataatttattagaattatttgtttatatccttgagggcaatttagtcttttacctttttaGTTTAgggtttgtttagattttttctttagactttttcttgtaattaactaTATAAGGTTTTGTACTCTTTATCTTTTGATTCACAAAAATAAAAATGGATATTGTTTTTCTTTGGCGTTAATTTCTACATAATGGAGTTGACTTCTTGCTGGAAAAACAGGGAGAAGTTGTGGCTGGTGGTGGAAAATAGGAAGGAGAAATAAAGAAGGAACGTTTGCTGCCGTGGACTTCtgtgaagagaagaagaaataaggagaaaaatagaaaggggaaagaggaagagagggcgaACAAGAAATAATAGGTTGAGCGGAGGTGGTCATAGCCGTCAGCCGTTGGTGAAGGAGGAAGAAATAAATATTGAGGAATAGACgaaaataaaaatataggtaTGAATGATCATAACTCTGATATCATGAATAAATTAATaggtagaggaaagaaataatataaaattttttgataatgttattactaaagtcaatagacttatttatacaagttttctaaaataataatggaaagattaaatatattatacaatcgtaataattataaacatagtaatataataggcttagaaatattatttttcctattttattcATGTTGATCTTGATTGTGGATGGTCAAtcctagggttgtaaacaagccgagccgagccgagttttggggtgttcaagcttgtttgataagataaccgagctgaaccaagccgagcttaaaatgaaccaaacttttgaaatgagtgttcaagcttggcttggtttattttttatgagcttgagtttgtttaaagcttggcttgagcttgattcatttagatgttatcaagctctcaattcaaacttggcttgagcttggttcgagtttggttcgagcttgatttgagtttggttcatttagatgttatcaagctctcaattcaagcttgtttgattgtttgaaacttttaattatttgattagttattaagattgataatttaaatttatttatttattttattatttatttaacatattgaaaagagttttattaataaatatggttcgtgaatattgttcacgaacattgttcacgaacgttattcacgaacgttaacgagctgaacacatatgtgttcaaacttgtttgtttagcttaacgagctattcaaatttatttgtttaattaatctaatgtatattgaacaaaaataaataagttcTTACCAAGCCAAACACCAAGCTTATTCATgaacgcttgattcatttacaaccctagtcAATCCTCCAAACCACTTTCCATGACCGAATACCTAGTCCGCTCATGGGGCTTATCCGTCGCTGAGGCATCCAAGGTCTCCAAACTATCCCGATGGTGTTCTCAACTTCTTGAGACCCCAGGGCTTCGAGGACTCCTATCAAGAAGATTGTCGTTCTCTTCCTTGATTTCATTGTCTACGGTGTGAAGAATAATCTGGCACCAGGTCTCAACCGGTAGGCAGCGCTGAAGGATGGCGGCGGCGGCGAGAgagcaaaagaaaataaaaatggaaaaagttgaagaaaataaaataaaataattgatgGGGAAAATAAAGATACTGATTAGGATTGCCATAGTGGCGCTCGCCTACGGGAGTGCAGGGAAAGTTATGCagcataatattattattattattattattatattt contains:
- the LOC122022807 gene encoding uncharacterized mitochondrial protein AtMg00810-like; translation: MIITDDDFNGIESLKFELAHCFAMKDLRLLRYFLGIEIASSPKGYLLSQSKYIADLFERAHLTDNRIVDTPLETNARYSPSDGSPLPDSNLYRTVVGSLVYLTVTRPNIAYVVHVVSQFVTAPTTVHLVAILRILRYLRGTQFQSLLFPSTSLLELCAYSDADWAGDLTDHKSTTGFCIFLRDSLIS